The Lysinibacillus irui sequence GGTCGGGTTAGGTAGTGTTCATATTTCCGTTCCTAATATTTTAACCACCCTTCTCAATGGACGTGATCAAGAGGGTGTATATACAACAATAATTTGGGATATCCGATTACCTCGGGTGTTATTGGCTTTAATTATTGGTGCAAGTATTGCCATTTCGGGTGCCTTATTGCAGGCAGTCATGGGTAATCCGTTAGCTGATCCTGGATTAACAGGGGTAACAAGCGGGGCAGCAGCCTTTGTATTACTCATCCTTTTAGCAAATCCAGAGTTGACACACTTCATTCCTTTAGCTGCGATTGTGGGCGGATTGATTGCGGCTGCAATCGTTTATGCTCTCGCTTGGAGACGGACAGGCATTACACCCATCACTATTATTTTATCGGGGGTAGCCGTGAATGCTTTATGTGGCGGGGTCATTGGATTTTTATCGATTCTTTATAGTGATCGTTTACCGTCAGCTGTGCAATGGATGAATGGTAGTCTCGCTGCAAAAGGGAATGCATCACTACATATGATTTATTTGTATGCCATCATAGGTTGGGTACTATCCATTTTTGCGATTCGCAAAGCCAATATCATTCGTTTAGGTGATCAGGTGGCGACTAATTTAGGAGAAAGTGTAACGCGTATTCGTATTATGTTATCTATTTTAGCTGTTTTTCTAGCAGCTATTTCAGTCGCTGCAGTTGGTATGATTAGTTTTATCGGATTAATCATACCGCATATGGCTAGATTACTCGTTGGCTCAGACTATAAGTATATGTTGCCGATGAGTATGGCATTAGGGGCGATTGTTTTATTGATTGCCGACACTGGCGGGCGGACATTATTTGCACCACTTGATATTCCAGCAGGTATTTTAATGGCCGTTATTGGTGGACCTTACTTCTTATACTTGATGAGAAAGAAGGCGTTTTAATGTTAAAGATTGAACAGTTATCCATCAGCTATGAACAAAAGGAAGTTGTCCATGACTTTTCTTTTGATGTTAAAAAAGGCGAAATCCTATCCATCATTGGACCGAATGGCTCTGGCAAATCAACGATATTAAAGGCCCTTGCAAGGATGCAGCCGTACCAGACAGGAACTATTTTGTTTGATGGGGAAAATATGCGTCGATTATCCTCAAAACAAATTGCTCGAAAAATGTGTATGCTTAGTCAACAAAATCAAGCCCCAACTGATATATCTGTCAAAAATTTAGTGGCCTATGGTCGTTATCCACATAAAAAGTGGTTTGAGCGCCTCAATGCAGAGGATGAGGTCATTATTGATTGGGCATTAGAAAAAACTGATCTCTCACATTATAAAGAAAAGCCGATTGCTGCCTTGTCTGGGGGAGAAGCACAGCGCGCATGGATTGCCATGGCTTTAGCGCAACGGCCTGAAGTTTTACTATTAGATGAGCCCACGACATTCTTAGATATTGCGCATCAGCATGAAGTGCTAGAATTAGTGCGAGAGCTGAATCGTGACATGGGCATGACTGTTGTGATGGTACTCCATGATTTAAACCAAGCCTCTAGCTATAGTGATCAAATAGTGGTGGTAAAGGATGGTAAACGAGCTCATATGGGTACTCCAGATGAAGTCATGACAGAACGGATGATTCAACACATCTATCGGATGGAAGCGGAAATTCAATATGTTTCATGGGATAGTGCTCCAAGAATTCAATTAAAAAATACGGTCAAAGCTTAGGAGGAAAGTGCATGCCAAAAGCAATCGATTTGGAACAAGTAAAACAGGATTATAAAGCATTTATTCAAAATAAAAAAAATTGTGTATTAAGCTTCGTGGATGGAGAAGGCAGGCCTTTTAGTAGTACAGCCCCTTTTGTACGCCTAAATGGAAAATTTTATATTTATATTAGTCGGATTGCAGAGCATTACCAACTAATGGAGAAGTCAGAAGTAGTCGATTTAATTTGTGTAGCGGATGAAGCAGTAACTGCTAATCCTTTTGCCACAGAGCGAGCACGCTGGCAATGTCAGCCTAAAAATTTGGGCAATGAAGGTCATGAAGAAGTATTTGCAGCCTTTGATCAACTATTTAATGCAAAAATGATGACAATGTTACGTTCACTTGATTTCTCATTATTTGAGTTAACGCCGGTCGCTGGGCGGTATGTCGTGGGATTTGGCAAAGCCTTTACGATTGATATCGCCAATGACAAATTGATACATGTTGTCATTGATAAAAAATAGGTTGCCAATAAAGGCAGCCTATTTTTCAATGAATAGTTAGCAAATTTCTCTTGTCGTATATAAATGAAGACATTTATGGAACGTAAGAAAGCTAATGAGGGTGCTAACAATTGTTGGGAGCACTAAGATGAATAAGTTTCCAGCTATTAATGATAAATAGTAATGAACAACAAAGTTTAGCAGAATAATCAGCAAGGTAGCCGTAAGCATTCTGATAGTTCGTATTCCCTCCGTTTCTTGAAGTTGCTGAATATAAAATTGACTACAGATGAGAAAATAAGCACTGCTTATATAAGCGAAATACATAGCAAAATGCTCCAAAAAATCTGTAGAAGCTTCAGGTTGAGAGAAATAGATTGGTGCAATGAAAAGAAAGAGCAGAGTAATAAGGCCATAGCAATAAAGGAAATCAGACTGTAATTGCGCCTTTTTTGACAGAGGTAGGCTATTGACAAACACTTCCCAGTTTACTTGTCGATCCCCTTTGTATAAAATTTCAACAAGTGTGGCCGAAATGACGACGATCACCAAACCAATGGAAGGGCTATCCACGAAGGAGAAGTGAACAAAATTAAGGAGTAGACATAAGGTCATTGCAAAAATGAGAGACCATTTTTGTACGACAAATCTTTGTAACAATAATGCTCGCATAGAACCCCTCCCTAGAACTCTTTCCTTTTATAAATGGCTGTAGAAATTAACGAGGATAGCCAAAGTAATAATAAACCGGCAAATGGTGTTACAAACATAAACTGTTTAAGATTTAAAAAAGTGAAGGGTATATTGGGTAGATACTCTTTAAACATCCCTAACAAGAAGCCTGGGATAAAACAAAGCGCAATCAAAACCATTTTTCCTTTAATGGAGCCAAATTTAATATAAATAGGTAATAATACAGCTAACAGACAGAGAGCCAATGTCACAATCATAATAAATGTTAGGAAAAAATCTGTAGTGATACCGTGATCGGTAAAATAGTTGATAAGAAATATAATGGGCAGTGCAATAATAAGACCAATGATCATAAGCAATACACTCAGTATATATTTACTAAGAACAATATCCCCTTTAGAAATCGGTAGGGTATTGGCATACTTATCCCAGCTACTTTGCTCATCATAGGTAAGAGCTGTGATTGCTTGAATCGTTACAATAAAGACAATAACAGCCAGCAGCATTGAGCTTTGCTGCATAAAGATCGCCATCACAAGAAGAAATAGAACAACGTATGCCTGGGATCTCAATTGACGTTGAATAGTCATTAAATCTTTTACTATAAGACCTATCATATTGAAACACTACCTTTCACAAAAAATAGCATGATATCCTCTATAGAAGGTTTTTCGAGTCGGAAAGCCTCGTTTACTTCATGTTTCAGAACGAGGGCTTCAATTCCGAATGCTCCATTTCGTTTTTTTATAATGGCATGCTCTGGCAATACGCTTACTTCCTCACTACTCCCTTTGAAAATGCCGTAATCATATAATAGAGCGTCTTTACTTTCACTCAATAAAATTTCACCATTATGGATGAGCGTAATATAGTCAGCAATTTTTTCTAAATCGCTTGTAATATGAGAAGAAAATAAAATGCTATGTGTTTCATCCTGCATAAATGCTAAAAATAAATCTAAAATTTCATCCCTAATAATAGGATCTAGTCCACTTGTTGGTTCGTCTAAAATCAATAATTTTGGATGATGTGACAAGGCTAATGCAATCGACAGCTTCATCCTCATTCCTCGTGATAGTTCCTTGATCTTCTTCCTCTTTGGTACGTTAAATTGAGTCAATCGTTCAAAGTAATAGCTAGAATCCCACGTTTGAAATACCTTTTTCATAATCTTGTCGAGCTGCGTCGCATTTAGCGTCTCAGGTACATGTAAATCGTCAAACACTACACCGATGTCGTTTTTTATCGATAGCTCATGTTCGACATGATCCTGACCAAAAAGCAATATTTCGCCATATTCTTTTTTTAATAAATTCAGCATGCATTTAATGGTAGTTGATTTTCCTGCCCCATTTTCACCGACAAAGCCCATTACCGTTCCTTGAGGGACTGAAAAGCTTACATCTTTAAGGGAAAAGCCTTCAAAAATCTTATGTAGACCATGAATTTCAATGGCATTCATTTAAATTTCCTCCTCTAACAGTAAAGATATTAATTCTTGCATTTCTTCTTTAGAAAGACCAGCTGTTTTCGCTGCTCTTACCGCCCTCTGCAAATGTTCCTCCACCTGACGTAGTAACTCCTCGCGTAAAAAATCTTGATTACGTTCGGTGACAAAGCTTCCTTTTCCAGCGACTGTTTCAATGAAGCCATCTCGCTCTAAATCGGCATATGCTCGTTTGGTCGTCATCACACTTATTTTTAAATCCTTTGCTAGGGCACGAATAGATGGTAGTGCATCACCTGCTTGAAATTTATTCGCTAGAATGGCCTCTTTGAGTTGTGTGGTGATTTGCTCATAAATAGGCTTATCACTAGCATTACTTAAATGAATATGCACAAATCCTCACCTCTTATAACTGTATATATACACTATATACAGTAGGCGATAAAAATGCAACATATTCCTACTTTTGGTAGGGGGCACGAATTGCAAAAACTCGGCATATATTGAGGTAACGGCTCAAGGAGGGAGATGAGGCATGCTACTATCTGAGATGGTGGATAAAGAATTAATTCAAATTGAGGGTGGCGTACATTTTGGCATTTTAGCACATACAGAATGCCTATTGGATGTGCAAACAGGAAAAATACATGGATTTGAGATTGTGAAAGATAAATTACCATTCCAAAAAAAGAAGATGAAAGTTAGTGAAATGATACCTTGGCATGAAATTATATTAATTGGAGAAGATCGGATTTTATTTAATAAGACATCTACAGTACAATCAGAATATTTACAGTGAGGTGAGCTTTTGGAAAACGAAAAATGGCTTGTTATCGGTGAGGACTCGAGATTAAAGGAATTAGCGACAATGCTAAGAAGTCCATCGAGAACAGTGTTTTATAAAAGAACGACAGTTTGGAACGAAGAGTTAAATAAACTTGTTTTAGAATTCCAACCAAATAAAATTATCCTACCTATTCTTCCGTTGAAAATAGAAGTTGAGCAACTATATGGCATATCACAAGTTAAATTTTATACAGGTCGATTAACGATGCATTGGAAGCAATTGCTGGAGAAAAATGAATCCATTTGTTATTTACAACAAGAATCGTTTATTTGGCAAAATGCTCGGTTAACAGCGGAGGGATTTATCGCCACGTTCTACGGACTCGAGCAAAAATGTATTTACGGACAAAATTTTACGATCGCAGGCTTCGGTCGTATCGCCAAAATGCTCGCCTCTTTACTTGTTAAAATGGGTGCGAATGTTCATATTGTGGCACGTTCAGTTGTACAAGTGAGTGAAGCAAA is a genomic window containing:
- a CDS encoding FecCD family ABC transporter permease, which encodes MIHTTRSRMIIITTFVVTIVVAIIAVGLGSVHISVPNILTTLLNGRDQEGVYTTIIWDIRLPRVLLALIIGASIAISGALLQAVMGNPLADPGLTGVTSGAAAFVLLILLANPELTHFIPLAAIVGGLIAAAIVYALAWRRTGITPITIILSGVAVNALCGGVIGFLSILYSDRLPSAVQWMNGSLAAKGNASLHMIYLYAIIGWVLSIFAIRKANIIRLGDQVATNLGESVTRIRIMLSILAVFLAAISVAAVGMISFIGLIIPHMARLLVGSDYKYMLPMSMALGAIVLLIADTGGRTLFAPLDIPAGILMAVIGGPYFLYLMRKKAF
- a CDS encoding ABC transporter ATP-binding protein, producing MLKIEQLSISYEQKEVVHDFSFDVKKGEILSIIGPNGSGKSTILKALARMQPYQTGTILFDGENMRRLSSKQIARKMCMLSQQNQAPTDISVKNLVAYGRYPHKKWFERLNAEDEVIIDWALEKTDLSHYKEKPIAALSGGEAQRAWIAMALAQRPEVLLLDEPTTFLDIAHQHEVLELVRELNRDMGMTVVMVLHDLNQASSYSDQIVVVKDGKRAHMGTPDEVMTERMIQHIYRMEAEIQYVSWDSAPRIQLKNTVKA
- a CDS encoding HugZ family pyridoxamine 5'-phosphate oxidase, translated to MPKAIDLEQVKQDYKAFIQNKKNCVLSFVDGEGRPFSSTAPFVRLNGKFYIYISRIAEHYQLMEKSEVVDLICVADEAVTANPFATERARWQCQPKNLGNEGHEEVFAAFDQLFNAKMMTMLRSLDFSLFELTPVAGRYVVGFGKAFTIDIANDKLIHVVIDKK
- a CDS encoding ABC-2 transporter permease, encoding MRALLLQRFVVQKWSLIFAMTLCLLLNFVHFSFVDSPSIGLVIVVISATLVEILYKGDRQVNWEVFVNSLPLSKKAQLQSDFLYCYGLITLLFLFIAPIYFSQPEASTDFLEHFAMYFAYISSAYFLICSQFYIQQLQETEGIRTIRMLTATLLIILLNFVVHYYLSLIAGNLFILVLPTIVSTLISFLTFHKCLHLYTTREIC
- a CDS encoding ABC-2 transporter permease, with product MIGLIVKDLMTIQRQLRSQAYVVLFLLVMAIFMQQSSMLLAVIVFIVTIQAITALTYDEQSSWDKYANTLPISKGDIVLSKYILSVLLMIIGLIIALPIIFLINYFTDHGITTDFFLTFIMIVTLALCLLAVLLPIYIKFGSIKGKMVLIALCFIPGFLLGMFKEYLPNIPFTFLNLKQFMFVTPFAGLLLLWLSSLISTAIYKRKEF
- a CDS encoding ABC transporter ATP-binding protein; this translates as MNAIEIHGLHKIFEGFSLKDVSFSVPQGTVMGFVGENGAGKSTTIKCMLNLLKKEYGEILLFGQDHVEHELSIKNDIGVVFDDLHVPETLNATQLDKIMKKVFQTWDSSYYFERLTQFNVPKRKKIKELSRGMRMKLSIALALSHHPKLLILDEPTSGLDPIIRDEILDLFLAFMQDETHSILFSSHITSDLEKIADYITLIHNGEILLSESKDALLYDYGIFKGSSEEVSVLPEHAIIKKRNGAFGIEALVLKHEVNEAFRLEKPSIEDIMLFFVKGSVSI
- a CDS encoding GntR family transcriptional regulator; protein product: MHIHLSNASDKPIYEQITTQLKEAILANKFQAGDALPSIRALAKDLKISVMTTKRAYADLERDGFIETVAGKGSFVTERNQDFLREELLRQVEEHLQRAVRAAKTAGLSKEEMQELISLLLEEEI
- a CDS encoding YlmC/YmxH family sporulation protein, coding for MLLSEMVDKELIQIEGGVHFGILAHTECLLDVQTGKIHGFEIVKDKLPFQKKKMKVSEMIPWHEIILIGEDRILFNKTSTVQSEYLQ
- a CDS encoding NAD(P)-dependent oxidoreductase — encoded protein: MENEKWLVIGEDSRLKELATMLRSPSRTVFYKRTTVWNEELNKLVLEFQPNKIILPILPLKIEVEQLYGISQVKFYTGRLTMHWKQLLEKNESICYLQQESFIWQNARLTAEGFIATFYGLEQKCIYGQNFTIAGFGRIAKMLASLLVKMGANVHIVARSVVQVSEAKAYGYKATNLDDRQWSITDSIFINTIPAKWITESFIEHVPAVLYDLASEPGCLDIDADQLQTYVLLPSLPGKYFAHDAATILCKAIEEEENC